A section of the Humulus lupulus chromosome 2, drHumLupu1.1, whole genome shotgun sequence genome encodes:
- the LOC133814480 gene encoding secreted RxLR effector protein 161-like, producing MAKVPYSNVVGAIMYLMICTRPDLSHSISALSRFMANPGRIHWDAMKWLLRYLINTARHGLVYKRHHNQVEISGFVDSDYVGDRDTRKSTTAYYFLVSGNCVSWKSQLQSVVALSTTEAEYMAATEAIKEGIWNQGLLKELQVFKGKATIFSDSQSAIHLCKNPVFHDRTKHEEIKYHFIRDKVTEGVINVEKVPTEENPADAGTKILPLSKFNYCLSLLGIDHG from the coding sequence atggCCAAGGTACCTTATTCTAATGTTGTTGGAGCTATAATGTATCTAATGATTTGCACTAGGCCTGATTTATCACACTCTATTAGTGCTCTAAGTAGATTCATGGCAAATCCCGGAAGAATTCATTGGGATGCTATGAAGTGGTTGCTGCGTTATTTGATTAATACTGCTAGACATGGGTTGGTGTATAAGCGACATCATAATCAGGTGGAAATCAGTGGGTTTGTAGACTCGGATTATGTTGGAGACCGAGACACTAGAAAGTCTACTACAGCCTATTACTTTCTAGTAAGTGGGAATTGTGTGAGTTGGAAGTCTCAACTACAATCTGTAGTTGCACTTTCAACTACTGAAGCTGAGTACATGGCTGCTACTGAAGCAATCAAAGAAGGTATTTGGAATCAAGGTCTTCTAAAAGAGCTACAAGTGTTCAAAGGAAAAGCTACAATTTTTTCAGATAGTCAAAGTGCCATACATTTGTGTAAGAATCCAGTATTTCATGACCGGACTAAGCATGAGGAGATCAAGTATCACTTTATTCGTGATAAGGTCACTGAAGGTGTCATCAATGTCGAAAAAGTCCCCACAGAAGAGAACCCCGCTGATGCTGGAACTAAGATATTGCCATTGAGCAAGTTTAACTACTGCCTAAGCTTGCTTGGAATTGATCATGGATGA